In Peromyscus maniculatus bairdii isolate BWxNUB_F1_BW_parent chromosome 21, HU_Pman_BW_mat_3.1, whole genome shotgun sequence, one DNA window encodes the following:
- the Tdrd6 gene encoding tudor domain-containing protein 6 isoform X5 has protein sequence MSSTPGLPTPGASLALRVSFVDVHPEVIPVQLWGLVGQRREEYVRLSREIQEAAATRGPWALGGASASPGELCLVQVGLMWHRCRVVSRQAQDSRVFLLDEGRTITAGAGSLAPGRSEFFHLPSEVLGCVLAGLVPAGGGGTGGGEPQHWSPSAVDFLSNLQGKEVHGRVLDVLLLHRLVLLEVPAVSQQMEELGLARQVPDSLFCSLLKRYLTATGLGCSGAPVLPRAAPKQEHPGLDYFYPHLQLGVTEPVVVTQVCHPHRIHCQLRSLSQEIHRLSESMAQVYQASTEIEDDSATWEEREESPDKPGSPCASCGLDGQWYRALLLETFRPQRCAQVLHVDYGRKELVSCRSLRYLLPEYFRMPVVTYPCALYGLWDCGRGWSRSQVGDLKALILGQALNAKIEFYCSFEHMYYVTLYGEDGINLNSVFGVQSCCLADRFLQSQGIEEEEEEDDDMEVTFQSQSPAEEVEEEVSLPTLSSFRLKMNAFYDAQVEFVKSPSEFWIRLRKHKNTFSKLLKRMCSFYSSASKLDGVVLKPEPEDVCCVKWKENGYYRAMVTRLDSKSVDVFLVDRGNSENVDWCDVRMLLPQFRQLPILALKCSLADIWPLGKTWSQEAISFFKKTVLHKELVVHILDKQDHQYVIEILDESRTGEENISKVIAQAGYAKYQEFETKESVRLSAHSPGHVSSHFIADTSKMSSAKKVEGEQKDNKTGSLPEALVDTGSLLNVPSGQTGQDKEKGTADSSLPRLNFLERKPDCSGKGGLEVGSTLEVKVSHIESPGSFWCQLTGDAQEFRTLMCDIEDYCKREPAPYEGDTRACLAKRPASRRWSRALISGAQSSEHIRVVFVDYGDQDVVSMKNILSVSDAFLKVRVQAFRCSLYNLIQPTGDNPFVWDDKAVQAFSGFIDNAWQNNLELKCTIFALASRHDEEWFSVVDLLTPFQSACHFLVEKRLARPVKLQKPLEPSVELHSYYYSTHDLKIGSEELVYVTHVEDPWTFYCQLARNTNTLEQLSYSIMQLSKALLNLNASTLIPGTLCLAKYTDGNWYRGIIIEKEPCKVFFVDFGNTYTASDHLLPIPRDAYDVLLLPMQAVKCSLSDIPHHMPEEVPAWFRETVLDKSLKALVVAKDPDGRLIIELYDEAIQINASINEKLGLLGYKSSARKKDKEKEIILCMTDTLEDKNENMKFLSSEYLSSLEESQSHSEEMMGESCRPKTSPARKELRYSQGSRKANLVTYQDSVGNKNDGGFPLAREKKDLFANSPVSASKLDPTLPDRRMGEPGSQDVPPPKFCEFPQKTIAPGFKTSIYVSHINDLSDFYIQLIEDEAEINHLSERLNDVRTRPQCHTGPPWQSGDVICAIFPEDNLWYRAAVLERQPNDLLSVQFIDYGNMSVVHTNRTGKLGPAEAMLPALCLHCSLRGFGVPDVVSCKEMVGYFSQRTDEARIRCEFVKFQGIWEVILSDEHGVIAEDLISRFPFSEKSQMGLTTHITKGDCSKSAHKPNIDTSVFLNWYNPKMKLIRAYATVIDGPQYFWCQFANSEKLQYLETEFHSVAKQLAELGSCTQCPQIGDLCIMRYREDGHYYRALIVNVSEDHLVSVRLVDFGNVEDCVDPKALRSIPPELLSVPMQAFPCCLSGFPVSGGACPQEGKDYFYKIVTEGVLEITVLDIRRDFCDIPLAVVEVRSKGESLSEKMRKYAKMGTPKSDLYYEKQGPERKGGLGPASPDLGLKKPSHKMAQEKPLYVEARADELSERLEKDLNIVTKPSKLYEPSTRNIFEALENSRKGKMGPERLEGTMDYHFVDRAKFEDNYLIAGFNPIMPHASEPKELLELNSLEIPLSPDDECKEFLELESIELQHSPVGEEEKEELGLGPPLAPLSPGSEARALEPFMVELPLDCEAEKPLDLELPTPQLSLEDSLSPLSATDSRNSPEEARGAEEEDDDEEEEEEEEEEEEGRKSSCEGSSDDGHSMSPLLHHGKSGDSPTREDTNLFEEEFPRFENRDDTASLAPLFSEEEARDGRKCESAVPAVQLQNTYTLKGFSVGSKCVVWSSLRNTWSKCEILEVTEEGTRVLNLSNGVEETVSPENVWNGIPKAGFQTVGKDPPFVSSDDTTLKGPPTQGRHHPQ, from the exons ATGAGTTCGACTCCGGGGCTGCCCACTCCGGGGGCCTCCCTGGCCCTGCGGGTGTCCTTCGTGGACGTGCATCCCGAGGTGATCCCGGTGCAGCTGTGGGGACTGGTGGGCCAGCGGCGGGAAGAGTACGTGCGGCTGAGCCGGGAGATCCAGGAGGCCGCAGCCACGCGCGGCCCGTGGGCCCTGGGTGGGGCCTCGGCCTCGCCGGGAGAGCTGTGCCTGGTGCAGGTGGGGCTCATGTGGCACCGCTGCCGCGTGGTCAGCCGCCAGGCGCAGGACAGCCGCgtcttcctgctggatgagggccgCACCATCACGGCGGGCGCGGGCTCCCTGGCCCCGGGGCGCAGCGAGTTCTTCCACCTGCCCTCTGAGGTGCTGGGTTGTGTGCTGGCCGGCCTGGTGCCCGCGGGCGGCGGTGGCACCGGCGGCGGCGAACCCCAGCACTGGTCCCCTAGCGCTGTGGACTTCCTTAGCAACCTGCAGGGTAAGGAGGTGCACGGACGGGTCCTGGACGTGCTGCTCCTCCATCGCCTGGTGCTGCTGGAGGTGCCCGCGGTGTCTCAGCAGATGGAGGAACTGGGCCTGGCCAGGCAGGTGCCCGACAGTCTCTTCTGTTCCCTGCTCAAACGTTACCTGACTGCGACTGGGCTGGGCTGCTCCGGAGCTCCGGTTCTCCCGCGAGCCGCCCCCAAACAAGAGCATCCTGGCTTGGATTACTTCTATCCCCATCTGCAGCTGGGAGTGACGGAGCCTGTGGTCGTAACCCAAGTGTGCCATCCCCACCGCATTCACTGCCAGCTGCGGAGCCTCTCGCAGGAGATCCACCGCCTCTCTGAGAGCATGGCCCAGGTATATCAGGCGTCCACGGAGATCGAGGATGATAGTGCCacctgggaggagagggaggagagcccAGACAAGCCGGGGTCTCCCTGTGCCTCCTGTGGCTTAGATGGACAGTGGTACCGGGCTCTCTTGCTTGAGACTTTCAGGCCTCAGCGCTGTGCCCAGGTGCTTCACGTCGATTACGGGAGAAAAGAGTTAGTGAGCTGCCGCAGCCTCCGGTACTTGCTGCCTGAGTATTTCCGAATGCCCGTGGTGACCTACCCTTGTGCTCTGTATGGACTCTGGGACTGTGGGAGAGGCTGGTCTCGGTCCCAAGTAGGTGATTTGAAAGCTCTGATCCTGGGCCAAGCGTTGAATGCAAAGATTGAATTTTACTGTTCTTTTGAGCACATGTATTATGTGACCCTGTATGGGGAAGATGGAATTAACCTCAACAGCGTGTTCGGAGTACAGTCCTGTTGCTTGGCTGACCGGTTTCTTCAGAGCCAGGGcatagaggaggaagaggaggaggacgacgacaTGGAAGTGACATTTCAGTCTCAGTCCCcggctgaggaggtggaggaggaagtttCCCTCCCAACCTTAAGCTCCTTCAGGTTGAAGATGAACGCCTTCTACGATGCCCAGGTGGAGTTTGTTAAGAGCCCTTCCGAGTTCTGGATTCGCCTCAGGAAGCACAAGAACACCTTCAGCAAGCTGCTGAAGAGAATGTGCAGCTTCTACTCTTCTGCTAGCAAGCTGGACGGTGTTGTTCTGAAACCTGAACCCGAGGACGTCTGCTGTGTCAAATGGAAAGAGAATGGCTACTACCGGGCCATGGTCACCCGCCTGGACAGCAAGAGCGTGGATGTGTTCCTGGTAGACCGGGGCAATTCCGAGAACGTGGACTGGTGTGATGTCAGGATGCTGCTGCCTCAGTTTAGGCAGCTACCGATATTGGCTCTGAAGTGCTCTCTGGCTGACATCTGGCCTTTGGGGAAAACTTGGAGCCAGGaagcaatttcattttttaaaaagacagtacTCCACAAAGAACTAGTGGTCCACATCCTTGATAAGCAGGATCACCAATACGTCATAGAGATTCTTGATGAGTCCAGAACAGGGGAGGAAAACATCAGCAAAGTCATCGCTCAAGCTGGATATGCCAAGTACCAGGAATTTGAAACAAAAGAAAGCGTCAGACTCAGTGCCCACTCCCCGGGGCATGTGTCAAGTCATTTTATTGCAGACACTAGCAAAATGTCTTCTGCcaagaaggtggaaggagaacagaaagacaataaaactGGATCCCTCCCAGAAGCTTTGGTCGACACAGGAAGCCTTTTGAATGTTCCCTCCGGACAGACTGGACAGGACAAAGAGAAGGGGACAGCTGATTCTTCTCTCCCTAGGCTGAATTTCCTGGAAAGGAAGCCAGACTGCAGCGGCAAAGGAGGGCTGGAAGTGGGCAGTACGCTGGAAGTCAAGGTGTCTCACATCGAAAGCCCTGGCTCCTTCTGGTGCCAGCTGACGGGGGACGCGCAGGAATTCAGAACTCTGATGTGCGATATCGAAGACTACTGCAAACGTGAGCCGGCCCCCTACGAAGGGGACACACGCGCTTGTCTGGCCAAGCGACCAGCGAGCAGAAGGTGGTCCAGGGCCCTGATTAGCGGCGCCCAGTCCTCGGAGCACATCAGAGTGGTATTTGTAGACTATGGCGACCAGGACGTGGTATCCATGAAGAACATACTCTCGGTTAGTGATGCGTTTCTCAAGGTTAGAGTGCAGGCGTTTCGGTGCAGTCTGTATAATTTAATTCAGCCCACGGGTGACAATCCCTTTGTTTGGGATGACAAGGCGGTACAGGCCTTTAGCGGGTTTATAGATAACGCCTGGCAGAATAACTTAGAATTAAAATGCACCATCTTTGCGTTGGCATCCAGGCATGATGAAGAGTGGTTCAGTGTTGTGGACTTGCTAACGCCCTTTCAGAGTGCCTGCCATTTTTTGGTAGAAAAGAGACTGGCGAGGCCTGTAAAGCTCCAGAAGCCTTTGGAACCCTCTGTTGAGCTACATTCTTACTACTATTCTACACATGACCTAAAAATCGGAAGTGAAGAGTTGGTGTATGTAACACATGTGGAAGACCCTTGGACATTTTATTGCCAACTAGCAAGAAATACCAATACTTTAGAACAATTGTCATACAGCATTATGCAGCTAAGTAAAGCCTTGCTGAACTTAAATGCATCCACCTTGATCCCTGGGACGCTGTGCCTTGCCAAATATACTGATGGAAACTGGTATAGgggaataataatagaaaaagagCCGTGTAAAGTCTTCTTTGTTGACTTTGGGAACACTTACACAGCAAGTGATCATCTGCTCCCGATCCCTCGAGACGCCTACGATGTTTTACTTTTACCCATGCAAGCTGTTAAATGTTCATTATCTGACATTCCTCATCACATGCCAGAAGAAGTTCCAGCATGGTTTCGGGAGACTGTGTTAGATAAGTCATTGAAGGCTTTAGTCGTAGCAAAAGACCCAGATGGGAGACTGATTATAGAGCTCTATGATGAAGCTATCCAAATTAATGCTAGTATTAATGAGAAGCTAGGGCTCCTTGGTTACAAAAGCAGTGccagaaaaaaagacaaggagaaggaAATCATCCTCTGCATGACCGACACCCTTGAAGATAAGAATGAGAACATGAAGTTTTTATCTTCAGAGTATTTGAGTAGCTTGGAAGAGAGCCAATCACACAGTGAAGAGATGATGGGGGAATCGTGCAGACCCAAGACCAGCCCAGCACGTAAGGAGCTCAGATATTCACAGGGCTCGAGGAAGGCTAACCTAGTCACATATCAGGACTCGGTGGGAAACAAGAATGATGGAGGGTTCCCattagcaagagaaaaaaaagatctgtTTGCCAACTCACCTGTGAGTGCCTCCAAACTGGACCCCACCCTTCCTGACAGAAGAATGGGGGAACCTGGCAGCCAAGATGTGCCCCCTCCAAAGTTCTGTGAATTCCCACAAAAGACAATAGCCCCTGGTTTTAAGACCTCCATCTATGTCTCGCATATCAATGACCTTTCAGATTTTTACATCCAGCTGATAGAAGATGAAGCTGAGATCAACCATCTTTCAGAGAGATTAAATGATGTCAGAACAAGACCCCAGTGTCACACAGGTCCGCCTTGGCAAAGTGGCGATGTGATATGTGCCATCTTCCCAGAAGATAACTTATGGTACCGAGCAGCGGTCCTGGAACGACAGCCCAATGACCTTCTCTCGGTGCAGTTTATAGATTATGGCAACATGTCTGTGGTCCACACCAACAGAACAGGTAAGCTTGGCCCTGCCGAGGCTATGTTACCGGCCCTGTGCCTCCATTGCTCCTTGAGGGGGTTCGGGGTACCTGATGTAGTAAGCTGTAAGGAAATGGTGGGCTACTTTTCCCAAAGGACGGATGAGGCTCGGATAAGATGTGAATTTGTTAAATTCCAAGGCATCTGGGAAGTGATTCTCTCGGATGAGCATGGCGTCATCGCTGAAGATCTGATTAGCAGGTTTCCATTCAGTGAAAAGTCCCAAATGGGGCTTACCACCCACATCACCAAAGGGGACTGTTCAAAGTCTGCCCACAAACCCAACATTGACACTTCCGTGTTTCTGAACTGGTATAATCCCAAAATGAAGTTGATAAGAGCCTATGCCACCGTGATAGACGGACCTCAGTACTTTTGGTGTCAGTTTGCCAATTCTGAGAAGCTGCAGTATTTGGAAACTGAGTTTCACAGTGTGGCAAAGCAGCTCGCAGAACTCGGAAGCTGTACGCAGTGTCCCCAAATCGGAGATCTGTGTATCATGCGGTACCGAGAAGATGGACATTATTACAGAGCCCTCATCGTCAATGTAAGTGAAGATCACCTCGTGTCGGTCCGGCTTGTGGACTTCGGGAACGTGGAGGACTGTGTGGACCCCAAAGCGCTTCGGAGCATCCCACCCGAACTCCTGTCGGTCCCCATGCAGGCGTTcccatgctgcctttctgggttcCCTGTCTCTGGCGGCGCGTGCCCCCAAGAGGGAAAGGATTACTTTTATAAGATAGTTACAGAAGGCGTATTGGAAATAACAGTATTGGACATCAGAAGGGACTTTTGTGACATTCCATTAGCAGTTGTGGAGGTGAGGAGCAAAGGCGAGAGCCTCAGTGAGAAGATGAGGAAATATGCTAAGATGGGCACTCCCAAGAGTGACCTGTACTATGAGAAGCAGGGCCCGGAGAGGAAGGGAGGCCTCGGGCCCGCCAGTCCCGACCTGGGCCTCAAGAAACCAAGTCATAAAATGGCACAAGAGAAGCCCTTGTATGTGGAAGCCCGGGCAGATGAGCTCTCGGAGAGACTTGAAAAGGATTTAAACATTGTAACCAAGCCAAGCAAACTCTACGAACCTAGCACCCGGAACATTTTTGAAGCTCTGGAGAACTCCCGCAAAGGTAAAATGGGTCCCGAGAGGCTGGAAGGTACCATGGATTACCATTTTGTGGACAGAGCCAAGTTTGAGGATAACTACCTCATTGCAGGGTTTAACCCAATAATGCCCCACGCCAGTGAGCCGAAAGAGTTACTGGAACTGAATTCACTCGAGATCCCACTCTCCCCCGATGACGAATGCAAAGAATTCTTGGAACTGGAATCCATTGAGTTGCAGCACTCCCCTGtcggggaggaggagaaagaggagctgGGACTGGGGCCTCCCCTGGCTCCCCTGTCCCCGGGCAGTGAGGCCCGGGCCCTGGAGCCCTTTATGGTGGAGCTTCCCCTGGACTGCGAGGCCGAGAAGCCGCTGGACCTCGAACTCCCCACGCCCCAGCTGTCTCTGGAGGACAGTCTGAGTCCTTTGTCGGCCACCGACAGTCGGAACAGTCCCGAGGAGGCCCGGGGTGCcgaggaggaggacgacgacgaggaggaggaggaggaggaggaggaggaagaggaggggagaaagtCGAGCTGCGAGGGCTCCTCTGATGACGGCCACAGCATGTCGCCGCTCCTCCACCACGGGAAGAGCGGAGATTCCCCCACGCGTGAGGACACGAACCTATTTGAAGAGGAGTTTCCACGCTTTGAGAACAGGGATGACACTGCCTCGTTGGCACCTTTGTTCTCTGAGGAGGAAGCCAGAGACGGAAGGAAGTGTGAGAGCGCTGTACCAG CAGTCCAGCTCCAGAACACCTACACTCTGAAAGGCTTCTCTGTTGGATCGAAATGTGTTGTGTGGTCAAGCCTAAGGAACACGTGGTCTAAGTGTGAGATTCTGGAAGTAACCGAAGAAGGAACAAGg gTTTTGAACCTTTCAAATGGTGTAGAGGAGACAGTAAGCCCCGAGAATGTCTGGAATGGTATCCCCAAG GCTGGGTTCCAAACCGTGGGAAAGGACCCTCCCTTCGTGTCATCGGATGACACCACTCTCAAAG gaccacctacccagggccggcaccacccacagtag